GTATCCGAATTACAGGACTAGTTTATTCTGGTGTGATATTTTTCATTAAAATGGGCGTGGCCCTTGGTGGCGCGATTGCCGGGTGGTTATTGGCTTTTTATGGATATCAAGCTGACGTAGAGCAAACTGCTGCCACTCAGCAAGGTATCTTGTTATCCTTTACCGTGTTACCTGCACTAGGCTCTTTCTTTGTTGCAGCGATAATGAAAAAATATACATTAACCAATGACAAGCTCGAGAAGATACAAGGAAAGCTATCTATTACAGCTAGTTAATAGGATAAGAGTGAGGTATTATTTTGCTCGGTTTTAATTCATACGTCGTAAATACATAGGGAATATATGGCAACAATATACGAAGTTTCAAAACTTGCAGGCGTTTCATTAGCAACGGTATCTCGTGTAATGAATAAAAATGCCCGTGTCAGTGAAAAAACGAAACAAAAAGTATTAGACGCCATGGATAGCTTAGGTTATCGCCCGAACTCTATTGCACAATCGTTAGCTTCAAGCCGTGCCAACAGTGTTGGGGTTCTTGTTTCTGAACTACATGGTCCATTTTTCGGTCAAATGATGGCGGGAATTGAAGCAGAATTACGAGCCGCTGGAAAACACGTCATTATTACCACTGGTCACAGTGAAGCAGACAAAGAAAAAGACGGCATTGAGTTCTTAATCAGCCGCAATTGTGACGCTATCATTGCTCATGTTGAAGCTGTATCTGACGAATATCTAATTAAACTAAGTAAAGGAAAAACACCAATATACTTAATGAGCCGATATGTAGAAGAACTAAAGGATCAATGCATTAGTTTAGATAATGAATTAGGTGGTTATTTAGCAACAAAGTCAATGATCGAGCATGGTCATAAAGATATCGCCTACATCGCAGGTCCCCAATTTAAGGCGGATGCATCTAATCGCTTGTTGGGTCATAAGCGTGCACTAGAAGAGCATAATCTTCCTTTCAATGAAAATCTATTTTACATTGGCGACTTTAAGGAAACTGGCGGAAGTGACGCACTAAAGCACTTTATCGATAAAAAGTACAAATTTACCGCACTAGTTTGTGCCAATGATGAAATGGCATCTGGCGCGATGAAGTACGCTAGAGAACACGGCTACCAACTGCCAGAAGATTTATCGGTGATCGGGTTCGATAATGTCATTTTTGCCAATTACCTCTATCCTACCTTAACTACTATTGATAACCCTGTCGCGCGAATGGGAAGAATGACGGCAAAGCTTGTGCTCAAAGAAGTTTATCAGAATAAGAACCTTGATATTGATCTCGTTTTTAAACCTAGCTTAATCATGCGAGACTCTCTTGCCAATCAAAGTTAAACCTCAAAACTACGTTTCAATTCAACGACTAAAGGTAATATCTATTTATAATCACTAATGTTATCTTTTAGAGATGAGCGCGATTCATCGTTTCAATTCGCATACCTAAATAGAATCAGGCAGTAGTTATGACCAACACTTCTTCATCGATCAACTTTCCATATGAACAAGCGCCAAATCCAGGCGAGTTAGTAGAAATCGCTGAAGGTATCTTTTGGATACGTATGCCGATGCCCTTTGCACTGGATCATATCAATTTATGGTTATTAGAGGAG
This window of the Thalassotalea atypica genome carries:
- a CDS encoding LacI family DNA-binding transcriptional regulator, which gives rise to MATIYEVSKLAGVSLATVSRVMNKNARVSEKTKQKVLDAMDSLGYRPNSIAQSLASSRANSVGVLVSELHGPFFGQMMAGIEAELRAAGKHVIITTGHSEADKEKDGIEFLISRNCDAIIAHVEAVSDEYLIKLSKGKTPIYLMSRYVEELKDQCISLDNELGGYLATKSMIEHGHKDIAYIAGPQFKADASNRLLGHKRALEEHNLPFNENLFYIGDFKETGGSDALKHFIDKKYKFTALVCANDEMASGAMKYAREHGYQLPEDLSVIGFDNVIFANYLYPTLTTIDNPVARMGRMTAKLVLKEVYQNKNLDIDLVFKPSLIMRDSLANQS